A single Thermovirga sp. DNA region contains:
- a CDS encoding MBL fold metallo-hydrolase yields the protein MVFEIKKDIFWVGVKDWALNFFHGHELSTHRGSTYNAYLIRDKKIAVVDTVWDPFTEKFLDNVRSLVEPSRIDYVVANHAETDHSGALGALMELAPQAEVIVSPRGMDSIPGHFHKEWKFRQVKTGDKISLGETEMIFIEATMLHWPDSMFTYLSGKDLLMPNDAFGQHYASAYPYNDQVDQEELFQECIKYYANILTPFSPMVLKKIDEVLGLGFKVDMIAPSHGVIWRKDPLQIVKKYQEWARQEPEKSAVILYDTMWNSTRDMAGAISEG from the coding sequence ATGGTCTTCGAGATCAAGAAGGATATTTTCTGGGTAGGGGTCAAGGATTGGGCCCTCAACTTTTTCCATGGCCATGAACTGTCTACCCACAGGGGGAGCACCTACAACGCCTACCTGATTCGCGACAAAAAGATCGCTGTCGTGGACACGGTCTGGGATCCCTTCACGGAGAAGTTCCTGGACAACGTCAGGTCCCTGGTCGAACCCTCCAGGATCGACTATGTCGTGGCCAACCACGCCGAGACCGACCACTCCGGAGCCCTGGGCGCCCTCATGGAACTGGCGCCCCAGGCCGAGGTGATCGTCTCCCCCCGGGGCATGGACAGTATCCCGGGCCACTTCCACAAGGAGTGGAAGTTCCGGCAGGTGAAAACCGGGGACAAGATTTCCCTGGGCGAGACGGAAATGATCTTCATCGAGGCAACCATGCTCCACTGGCCCGACAGCATGTTTACCTACCTCTCGGGGAAAGATCTCCTCATGCCCAACGATGCCTTCGGGCAGCATTACGCCTCGGCCTACCCCTACAACGACCAAGTCGACCAGGAGGAACTCTTCCAAGAATGTATCAAGTACTACGCCAACATTCTGACGCCCTTCAGCCCCATGGTGCTCAAGAAGATCGACGAAGTGCTGGGGCTGGGATTCAAGGTCGACATGATAGCGCCGAGCCACGGCGTGATCTGGCGCAAGGACCCGCTCCAGATCGTTAAAAAGTACCAGGAATGGGCCAGGCAGGAACCTGAGAAGAGCGCCGTCATACTTTACGACACCATGTGGAACTCCACCAGGGACATGGCCGGTGCCATAAGCGAGGGG
- a CDS encoding cupin domain-containing protein — protein sequence MKITSFREAAQITTPHGVKVCKLYDTPEAQVIHITLEPGESLKKHITPVDVFFYVLEGTGVVEIGDEKKAVSKDALIESPKDIPHCWYNESGATFRVLVVKTPRPVASTRLL from the coding sequence TTGAAGATCACGAGCTTCAGGGAAGCCGCGCAGATCACCACCCCCCACGGCGTCAAGGTGTGCAAGCTCTACGACACGCCTGAGGCGCAGGTGATTCATATCACCCTTGAGCCGGGGGAGTCGCTGAAAAAGCACATTACCCCCGTAGACGTGTTCTTTTATGTACTGGAGGGTACCGGCGTAGTGGAGATTGGCGACGAGAAGAAAGCCGTGTCGAAGGATGCGCTTATAGAAAGCCCCAAGGACATACCTCACTGCTGGTACAACGAAAGCGGGGCCACCTTCAGGGTCCTGGTGGTCAAAACTCCGAGGCCCGTCGCTTCGACGAGACTGCTTTGA